The following proteins are co-located in the Vidua macroura isolate BioBank_ID:100142 chromosome 1, ASM2450914v1, whole genome shotgun sequence genome:
- the TERT gene encoding telomerase reverse transcriptase isoform X1, with protein sequence MPGGRAARSQGRRGCARWTRALFGRNMAGKEPFTAVLSALRRCYAEAVPLETFVRRLGDGGAGDAEVLRADDAPGYRNFVGQCLVCVPRGARAIPRPFTFQQLSSQSEVTARVVQRLCEKKKKNVLAYGYSLPDENSSQFPVMPLSKIHSYLPNTATETLCISGFWETLLSRIGDDVMMYLLEHCAIFMLVPPSNCYQVCGQPVYELISHSVDSSLVFVRQRFSKYKRTSLLKYMRKRLMFHRNYLLKSYRQRYEDNISKMRNERKSTRQSLVPTDRCSAKTVSKGSKQIRMVTEDQEKQSSSSSCVSATAPSLKRKIHREQFEIPAKRAKIGEKEREEKACNLVPDVNQSSSERSETGYVAPHSERVIKTPCISERSNSAVSGPSLVHTSCGRRKFVAVSLLQRFQSNEPLESNTEMQAESHRKRVEIHTYESQLASGQTKPVEGTSKCREQESSQPHLSKKLTNRLLSSAAYIERKSLLYSCRNFKECFPKSFVLNRLQGSQAGGRWLVEAIFLRQNQVHQRHNQSLPKHKRRKKTLPKRYRQMRHTFQKLLKNHGKCAYLALLKKNCPVWISEISMTKIKLSCQAALPEEAEVQKQAEQFGKEPAKCVTSSRCESGHTDCVPDNLGAPLTEPVRGELPQSEEQNPREACDSALKELLKQHSSHWQVYMFVRDCLEKVIPAELWGSNHNKCRFLKNVKVFISRGRFAKVSLQELMWRMRVNDCMWLRLGKGDHFVPADEHCFREELLAKFLYWLMGTYVVELLRSFFYITETMFQKNMLFYYRKFIWGKLQNIGIRNHFVKVQLRPLSSEEIETIRQKKFVPVASKLRFIPKPNGLRPIVKVSGVVEPQALSKESREKKMNHYNTQLKNLFSVLNYERTINTSFIGSSVFGKDDIYKTWKQFVIKILESGGEIPHFYCVKADVSRAYDTIPHNKLVEVISRVLKPEKRTVYCIRRYAVIMITPSGRAKRLYRRHVSTFKDFMPDMKQFVSQLQENASLQNAIVVEQSLTFYETSSSLFNFFLQMIHNSILEIRNRYYLQCCGIPQGSILSTLLCSLFYGDMENKWLSGIEQDGVLIRLIDDFLLFTPHLMKARTFLRTLTAGIPEYGLLINPNKTVVNFPVDDIPGSSKFKQLPDCRLIPWCGLLLDIKTLEVYCDYSSYTCTSIRSSLSFNSSVTAGKNMKYKLSAVLKLKCHSLFLDLQINSLRTVFINIYKIFLLQAYSQQVRKNPHFFLRIISQTASCCYAILKTINAGIEGNKGLSGIFPIQVAEWLCYHAFTVKLLNHKAVYKCLLTSLKVCKRKLIRKIPEDTVALLQAVTEPSLCQDFKAILD encoded by the exons ATGCCCGGCGGGCGAGCGGCGCGGTCGCAGGGGCGCCGCGGCTGCGCCAGGTGGACCCGTGCCCTCTTTGGCCGCAACATGGCGGGCAAGGAGCCCTTCACGGCCGTGCTGTCCGCCCTGCGCCGCTGCTACGCCGAGGCCGTCCCGCTGGAGACCTTTGTCCGGCGGCTGGGGGACGGCGGCGCCGGGGACGCCGAGGTGCTGCGGGCCGACGACGCCCCCGGCTACCGCAACTTCGTGGGGCAGTGCCTCGTGTGCGTCCCCCGCGGCGCCCGCGCCATCCCACGGCCCTTCACCTTCCAGCAG ttaTCTAGTCAGAGTGAGGTCACCGCAAGAGTCGTTCAGAGACTgtgtgaaaaaaagaagaagaacgTCCTTGCATATGGATACTCCTTACCAGATGAAAACAGTTCTCAATTCCCAGTCATGCCACTTTCAAAGATACACAGCTACCTACCCAACACTGCCACAGAAACTCTTTGTATCAGCGGCTTCTGGGAGACACTGTTGAGCCGGATAGGGGATGATGTGATGATGTATTTATTGGAACACTGTGCAATCTTTATGCTGGTTCCCCCTAGTAATTGTTACCAAGTTTGTGGACAACCAGTTTATGAACTTATTTCACATAGTGTAGACTCATCCCTGGTATTTGTTAGACAAAGGTTCTCAAAGTATAAACGTACTAGCTTGCTTAAATATATGCGAAAAAGGCTTATGTTTCATAGAAATTATCTTTTAAAGTCATACAGACAAAGATATGAAGATAATATCtccaaaatgagaaatgaaagaaagagcACGAGACAAAGCTTAGTGCCCACTGATCGGTGTTCTGCAAAAACTGTTTCTAAAGGAAGCAAACAGATCAGAATGGTTACTGAAGATCAGGAAAAACAGAGTAGCTCCAGTTCATGTGTTTCAGCCACAGCTCCATCTCTAAAAAGGAAGATTCATAGAGAACAATTTGAAATTCCAGCCAAGAGGGCAAAAAtaggggagaaagagagagaggaaaaggcttGTAATCTTGTTCCTGATGTAAACCAAAGCAGTTCCGAGAGATCTGAAACTGGGTATGTAGCACCACATTCTGAAAGAGTCATTAAAACCCCCTGTATTTCTGAAAGAAGTAACAGTGCTGTGTCTGGTCCTTCTTTAGTTCACACATCTTGTGGCAGGAGGAAATTTGTGGCAGTCTCTCTTCTGCAGAGATTTCAGAGTAACGAACCTTTAGAGTCCAACACTGAAATGCAAGCAGAATCCCATAGGAAAAGAGTAGAGATTCATACATATGAATCTCAGTTGGCTTCAGGACAAACCAAACCTGTGGAGGGTACTTCAAAATGCAGAGAGCAGGAAAGTTCCCAACCTCATTTATCAAAGAAGTTAACAAATAGACTCCTGAGTTCTGCAGCATACATTGAGAGGAAGTCTCTTCTGTATTCTTGCAGGAATTTCAAAGAATGTTTTCCTAAATCATTTGTATTGAATCGCTTGCAGGGCTCTCAGGCAGGTGGAAGATGGCTTGTAGAAGCTATATTCTTAAGACAGAATCAGGTGCATCAAAGGCATAACCAAAGTCTGCCAAAACACAAGCGGAGAAAGAAGACGTTGCCCAAGCGTTACCGGCAAATGAGGCATACATTTCAGAAACTGCTAAAGAACCATGGAAAATGTGCTTACTTAgctctcttgaaaaaaaattgccctGTTTGGATATCTGAAATCAGTATGACAAAAATCAAGCTGTCTTGTCAGGCAGCCTTGCCTGAGGAAGCAGAGGTTCAGAAGCAAGCAGAACAGTTTGGGAAAGAGCCTGCTAAGTGTGTGACAAGCAGCAGATGTGAATCTGGCCACACTGATTGTGTGCCAGACAACTTAGGTGCTCCCCTCACAGAACCTGTGCGTGGGGAGTTGCCACAGAGTGAGGAGCAAAACCCACGAGAGGCATGCGATTCAGCCCTCAAGGAGCTCCtcaagcagcacagcagccactgGCAGGTGTACATGTTTGTGCGGGATTGCCTGGAGAAGGTCATTCCTGCTGAGCTTTGGGGTTCAAACCACAACAAGTGCCGGTTCCTAAAAAATGTCAAAGTGTTCATTTCCAGGGGGAGATTTGCTAAGGTTTCGTTGCAGGAGTTGATGTGGAGGATGAGAGTGAATGACTGCATGTGGCTTCGTCTAGGCAAAG GTGATCACTTTGTTCCTGCCGATGAACATTGTTTCCGTGAAGAACTTTTGGCCAAATTCCTATACTGGCTGATGGGTACCTATGTTGTTGAGTTGCTCAGATCATTTTTCTATATCACCGAGACCATGTTCCAGAAAAACATGCTCTTCTACTACCGAAAGTTTATTTGGGGCAAGTTACAGAACATTGGAATTAG aaaCCATTTTGTCAAAGTACAGCTACGGCCTCTGTCTTCAGAGGAGATTGAAACGATCCGTCAAAAAAAATTTGTTCCTGTGGCATCAAAGCTCCGGTTTATTCCGAAACCAAATGGGTTGAGACCCATAGTAAAAGTGAGCGGTGTTGTTGAACCACAAGCACTCagcaaggaaagcagagaaaagaag ATGAATCATTACAACACTCAACTAAAAAATCTGTTTAGTGTGTTAAATTATGAACGGACTATAAACACCAGTTTTATAGGCTCTTCTGTGTTTGGGAAAGATGATATCTACAAGACATGGAAGCAGTTTGTTATAAAGATTCTTGAATCTGGTGGTGAAATTCCTCATTTCTACTGTGTAAag gCCGATGTGTCCAGGGCTTATGATACCATTCCTCACAATAAACTTGTGGAAGTGATTTCACGGGTCCTGAAGCCTGAGAAGAGAACTGTGTACTGCATACGGCGCTACGCTGTGATTATGATTACCCCAAGTGGAAGAGCCAAGAGGCTCTATAGGAGACAT GTTTCTACTTTCAAGGACTTTATGCCAGACATGAAGCAGTTTGTGTCCCAGCTTCAGGAGAATGCCTCATTGCAAAATGCAATAGTAGTTGAACAG AGCTTAACTTTCTATGAGACAAGTTCCAGcctgtttaattttttccttcaaatgaTACATAACAGCATTCTGGAGATAAGGAACag GTACTACTTACAGTGCTGTGGAattccacagggctccattttGTCAACCTTACTTTGCAGCTTATTCTATGGAGATATGGAAAACAAATGGCTCTCTGGAATAGAGCAGGATGG AGTCCTAATACGTCTCATTGATGATTTTTTACTGTTTACACCACATTTAATGAAGGCAAGAACTTTTCTAAG GACTCTAACAGCAGGTATTCCTGAGTACGGCCTTTTAATAAACCCAAATAAGACAGTGGTGAATTTTCCTGTTGATGATATCCCAGGATCTTCCAAATTTAAACAGCTGCCAGATTGTCGTTTGATCCCATGGTGTGGTTTGTTATTAGATATAAAAACACTTGAGGTTTACTGCGATTACTCCAG ttacACCTGTACTTCTATCAGATCAAGTCTTTCCTTCAATTCAAGTGTAACAGCTGGGAAAAACATGAAATACAAACTGAGCGCAGTCCTCAAATTGAAATGTCATAGTTTATTTCTTGATTTACAG ATCAACAGCCTTAGAACAGTTTTCATTAACATCTACAAGATATTTTTACTCCAGGCTTACAG CCAGCAAGTTAGAAAAAACCCTCATTTCTTCCTAAGGATTATCTCTCAGACTGCATCATGCTGCTATGCTATCCTGAAAACAATAAATGCAG gGATTGAAGGTAACAAAGGTTTATCTGGCATATTCCCTATTCAGGTAGCAGAATGGCTCTGCTACCATGCCTTCACTGTCAAACTGTTAAATCACAAAGCTGTTTACAAATGTCTGCTTACATCCTTAAAAGTCT GTAAGAGGAAGCTAATCAGGAAGATCCCAGAGGATACTGTGGCACTActgcaggcagtgacagaaCCGTCTCTTTGTCAAG
- the TERT gene encoding telomerase reverse transcriptase isoform X4, which produces MPGGRAARSQGRRGCARWTRALFGRNMAGKEPFTAVLSALRRCYAEAVPLETFVRRLGDGGAGDAEVLRADDAPGYRNFVGQCLVCVPRGARAIPRPFTFQQLSSQSEVTARVVQRLCEKKKKNVLAYGYSLPDENSSQFPVMPLSKIHSYLPNTATETLCISGFWETLLSRIGDDVMMYLLEHCAIFMLVPPSNCYQVCGQPVYELISHSVDSSLVFVRQRFSKYKRTSLLKYMRKRLMFHRNYLLKSYRQRYEDNISKMRNERKSTRQSLVPTDRCSAKTVSKGSKQIRMVTEDQEKQSSSSSCVSATAPSLKRKIHREQFEIPAKRAKIGEKEREEKACNLVPDVNQSSSERSETGYVAPHSERVIKTPCISERSNSAVSGPSLVHTSCGRRKFVAVSLLQRFQSNEPLESNTEMQAESHRKRVEIHTYESQLASGQTKPVEGTSKCREQESSQPHLSKKLTNRLLSSAAYIERKSLLYSCRNFKECFPKSFVLNRLQGSQAGGRWLVEAIFLRQNQVHQRHNQSLPKHKRRKKTLPKRYRQMRHTFQKLLKNHGKCAYLALLKKNCPVWISEISMTKIKLSCQAALPEEAEVQKQAEQFGKEPAKCVTSSRCESGHTDCVPDNLGAPLTEPVRGELPQSEEQNPREACDSALKELLKQHSSHWQVYMFVRDCLEKVIPAELWGSNHNKCRFLKNVKVFISRGRFAKVSLQELMWRMRVNDCMWLRLGKGDHFVPADEHCFREELLAKFLYWLMGTYVVELLRSFFYITETMFQKNMLFYYRKFIWGKLQNIGIRNHFVKVQLRPLSSEEIETIRQKKFVPVASKLRFIPKPNGLRPIVKVSGVVEPQALSKESREKKMNHYNTQLKNLFSVLNYERTINTSFIGSSVFGKDDIYKTWKQFVIKILESGGEIPHFYCVKADVSRAYDTIPHNKLVEVISRVLKPEKRTVYCIRRYAVIMITPSGRAKRLYRRHVSTFKDFMPDMKQFVSQLQENASLQNAIVVEQSLTFYETSSSLFNFFLQMIHNSILEIRNRYYLQCCGIPQGSILSTLLCSLFYGDMENKWLSGIEQDGVLIRLIDDFLLFTPHLMKARTFLRTLTAGIPEYGLLINPNKTVVNFPVDDIPGSSKFKQLPDCRLIPWCGLLLDIKTLEVYCDYSSYTCTSIRSSLSFNSSVTAGKNMKYKLSAVLKLKCHSLFLDLQINSLRTVFINIYKIFLLQAYRFHACVLQFPFSQQVRKNPHFFLRIISQTASCCYAILKTINAGIEGNKGLSGIFPIQVAEWLCYHAFTVKLLNHKAVYKCLLTSLKVCKRKLIRKIPEDTVALLQAVTEPSLCQDFKAILD; this is translated from the exons ATGCCCGGCGGGCGAGCGGCGCGGTCGCAGGGGCGCCGCGGCTGCGCCAGGTGGACCCGTGCCCTCTTTGGCCGCAACATGGCGGGCAAGGAGCCCTTCACGGCCGTGCTGTCCGCCCTGCGCCGCTGCTACGCCGAGGCCGTCCCGCTGGAGACCTTTGTCCGGCGGCTGGGGGACGGCGGCGCCGGGGACGCCGAGGTGCTGCGGGCCGACGACGCCCCCGGCTACCGCAACTTCGTGGGGCAGTGCCTCGTGTGCGTCCCCCGCGGCGCCCGCGCCATCCCACGGCCCTTCACCTTCCAGCAG ttaTCTAGTCAGAGTGAGGTCACCGCAAGAGTCGTTCAGAGACTgtgtgaaaaaaagaagaagaacgTCCTTGCATATGGATACTCCTTACCAGATGAAAACAGTTCTCAATTCCCAGTCATGCCACTTTCAAAGATACACAGCTACCTACCCAACACTGCCACAGAAACTCTTTGTATCAGCGGCTTCTGGGAGACACTGTTGAGCCGGATAGGGGATGATGTGATGATGTATTTATTGGAACACTGTGCAATCTTTATGCTGGTTCCCCCTAGTAATTGTTACCAAGTTTGTGGACAACCAGTTTATGAACTTATTTCACATAGTGTAGACTCATCCCTGGTATTTGTTAGACAAAGGTTCTCAAAGTATAAACGTACTAGCTTGCTTAAATATATGCGAAAAAGGCTTATGTTTCATAGAAATTATCTTTTAAAGTCATACAGACAAAGATATGAAGATAATATCtccaaaatgagaaatgaaagaaagagcACGAGACAAAGCTTAGTGCCCACTGATCGGTGTTCTGCAAAAACTGTTTCTAAAGGAAGCAAACAGATCAGAATGGTTACTGAAGATCAGGAAAAACAGAGTAGCTCCAGTTCATGTGTTTCAGCCACAGCTCCATCTCTAAAAAGGAAGATTCATAGAGAACAATTTGAAATTCCAGCCAAGAGGGCAAAAAtaggggagaaagagagagaggaaaaggcttGTAATCTTGTTCCTGATGTAAACCAAAGCAGTTCCGAGAGATCTGAAACTGGGTATGTAGCACCACATTCTGAAAGAGTCATTAAAACCCCCTGTATTTCTGAAAGAAGTAACAGTGCTGTGTCTGGTCCTTCTTTAGTTCACACATCTTGTGGCAGGAGGAAATTTGTGGCAGTCTCTCTTCTGCAGAGATTTCAGAGTAACGAACCTTTAGAGTCCAACACTGAAATGCAAGCAGAATCCCATAGGAAAAGAGTAGAGATTCATACATATGAATCTCAGTTGGCTTCAGGACAAACCAAACCTGTGGAGGGTACTTCAAAATGCAGAGAGCAGGAAAGTTCCCAACCTCATTTATCAAAGAAGTTAACAAATAGACTCCTGAGTTCTGCAGCATACATTGAGAGGAAGTCTCTTCTGTATTCTTGCAGGAATTTCAAAGAATGTTTTCCTAAATCATTTGTATTGAATCGCTTGCAGGGCTCTCAGGCAGGTGGAAGATGGCTTGTAGAAGCTATATTCTTAAGACAGAATCAGGTGCATCAAAGGCATAACCAAAGTCTGCCAAAACACAAGCGGAGAAAGAAGACGTTGCCCAAGCGTTACCGGCAAATGAGGCATACATTTCAGAAACTGCTAAAGAACCATGGAAAATGTGCTTACTTAgctctcttgaaaaaaaattgccctGTTTGGATATCTGAAATCAGTATGACAAAAATCAAGCTGTCTTGTCAGGCAGCCTTGCCTGAGGAAGCAGAGGTTCAGAAGCAAGCAGAACAGTTTGGGAAAGAGCCTGCTAAGTGTGTGACAAGCAGCAGATGTGAATCTGGCCACACTGATTGTGTGCCAGACAACTTAGGTGCTCCCCTCACAGAACCTGTGCGTGGGGAGTTGCCACAGAGTGAGGAGCAAAACCCACGAGAGGCATGCGATTCAGCCCTCAAGGAGCTCCtcaagcagcacagcagccactgGCAGGTGTACATGTTTGTGCGGGATTGCCTGGAGAAGGTCATTCCTGCTGAGCTTTGGGGTTCAAACCACAACAAGTGCCGGTTCCTAAAAAATGTCAAAGTGTTCATTTCCAGGGGGAGATTTGCTAAGGTTTCGTTGCAGGAGTTGATGTGGAGGATGAGAGTGAATGACTGCATGTGGCTTCGTCTAGGCAAAG GTGATCACTTTGTTCCTGCCGATGAACATTGTTTCCGTGAAGAACTTTTGGCCAAATTCCTATACTGGCTGATGGGTACCTATGTTGTTGAGTTGCTCAGATCATTTTTCTATATCACCGAGACCATGTTCCAGAAAAACATGCTCTTCTACTACCGAAAGTTTATTTGGGGCAAGTTACAGAACATTGGAATTAG aaaCCATTTTGTCAAAGTACAGCTACGGCCTCTGTCTTCAGAGGAGATTGAAACGATCCGTCAAAAAAAATTTGTTCCTGTGGCATCAAAGCTCCGGTTTATTCCGAAACCAAATGGGTTGAGACCCATAGTAAAAGTGAGCGGTGTTGTTGAACCACAAGCACTCagcaaggaaagcagagaaaagaag ATGAATCATTACAACACTCAACTAAAAAATCTGTTTAGTGTGTTAAATTATGAACGGACTATAAACACCAGTTTTATAGGCTCTTCTGTGTTTGGGAAAGATGATATCTACAAGACATGGAAGCAGTTTGTTATAAAGATTCTTGAATCTGGTGGTGAAATTCCTCATTTCTACTGTGTAAag gCCGATGTGTCCAGGGCTTATGATACCATTCCTCACAATAAACTTGTGGAAGTGATTTCACGGGTCCTGAAGCCTGAGAAGAGAACTGTGTACTGCATACGGCGCTACGCTGTGATTATGATTACCCCAAGTGGAAGAGCCAAGAGGCTCTATAGGAGACAT GTTTCTACTTTCAAGGACTTTATGCCAGACATGAAGCAGTTTGTGTCCCAGCTTCAGGAGAATGCCTCATTGCAAAATGCAATAGTAGTTGAACAG AGCTTAACTTTCTATGAGACAAGTTCCAGcctgtttaattttttccttcaaatgaTACATAACAGCATTCTGGAGATAAGGAACag GTACTACTTACAGTGCTGTGGAattccacagggctccattttGTCAACCTTACTTTGCAGCTTATTCTATGGAGATATGGAAAACAAATGGCTCTCTGGAATAGAGCAGGATGG AGTCCTAATACGTCTCATTGATGATTTTTTACTGTTTACACCACATTTAATGAAGGCAAGAACTTTTCTAAG GACTCTAACAGCAGGTATTCCTGAGTACGGCCTTTTAATAAACCCAAATAAGACAGTGGTGAATTTTCCTGTTGATGATATCCCAGGATCTTCCAAATTTAAACAGCTGCCAGATTGTCGTTTGATCCCATGGTGTGGTTTGTTATTAGATATAAAAACACTTGAGGTTTACTGCGATTACTCCAG ttacACCTGTACTTCTATCAGATCAAGTCTTTCCTTCAATTCAAGTGTAACAGCTGGGAAAAACATGAAATACAAACTGAGCGCAGTCCTCAAATTGAAATGTCATAGTTTATTTCTTGATTTACAG ATCAACAGCCTTAGAACAGTTTTCATTAACATCTACAAGATATTTTTACTCCAGGCTTACAG GTTCCATGCCTGTGTTCTCCAATTTCCATTCAGCCAGCAAGTTAGAAAAAACCCTCATTTCTTCCTAAGGATTATCTCTCAGACTGCATCATGCTGCTATGCTATCCTGAAAACAATAAATGCAG gGATTGAAGGTAACAAAGGTTTATCTGGCATATTCCCTATTCAGGTAGCAGAATGGCTCTGCTACCATGCCTTCACTGTCAAACTGTTAAATCACAAAGCTGTTTACAAATGTCTGCTTACATCCTTAAAAGTCT GTAAGAGGAAGCTAATCAGGAAGATCCCAGAGGATACTGTGGCACTActgcaggcagtgacagaaCCGTCTCTTTGTCAAG